The following coding sequences lie in one Vibrio sp. BS-M-Sm-2 genomic window:
- a CDS encoding VOC family protein: MTLRIVPELYCFDINVSKYFFVDVLGFEVKYERPDEEFVYLTLDGVDVMLEGIAGKSRKWLSGDLELPLGRGVNFQWDVIDIEPLYQRVNESGADSIYLALESKSYQCGDSIATQKQFIVQTPDGYLFRFCQDIS; encoded by the coding sequence ATGACGTTACGAATAGTTCCAGAGCTTTATTGTTTCGATATTAATGTGAGCAAATACTTCTTTGTCGATGTGTTAGGGTTTGAAGTGAAATATGAGCGCCCAGATGAGGAGTTTGTGTATCTAACGCTTGATGGTGTTGATGTGATGCTTGAAGGGATTGCGGGCAAAAGTCGAAAATGGCTATCGGGTGATCTGGAGTTACCTTTAGGGCGTGGTGTTAACTTTCAATGGGATGTTATCGACATCGAACCTCTTTATCAGAGAGTAAACGAAAGCGGCGCTGATTCTATTTACTTAGCGTTAGAGTCGAAGTCTTATCAATGTGGAGACTCGATCGCGACTCAGAAGCAATTCATTGTTCAAACCCCAGACGGTTATCTCTTTAGGTTCTGCCAAGATATTAGTTAG
- a CDS encoding NUDIX hydrolase yields the protein MSQEVRVGVAAVILREGRVLLGERIGSHGAHTWATPGGHLEWGESIEECAKRETLEETGLVVSTFEKLSFTNDIFEKENKHYITLFVVASDASGEPQITEPDKCKQWKWFKLNELPEPLFLPLTNLLSDPAILGKLA from the coding sequence GTGAGTCAGGAAGTAAGAGTAGGTGTCGCTGCGGTTATTCTACGTGAAGGACGAGTGCTACTTGGAGAACGAATTGGTTCTCATGGGGCTCATACTTGGGCAACCCCGGGCGGACACCTTGAATGGGGTGAGAGCATTGAAGAGTGTGCAAAACGCGAAACACTCGAAGAGACTGGCTTAGTTGTTAGTACATTTGAGAAGCTGTCTTTCACCAATGATATTTTTGAGAAAGAGAACAAGCATTATATAACGCTGTTTGTTGTTGCTTCTGACGCTAGCGGCGAACCGCAGATAACAGAACCTGATAAATGCAAGCAATGGAAATGGTTTAAGCTAAATGAGTTACCTGAGCCATTGTTTCTTCCTCTGACGAATCTGTTGAGCGATCCGGCCATCCTTGGGAAGCTAGCTTAG
- a CDS encoding GFA family protein produces the protein MKGKGKCLCGSVELEVEYASNELGACHCSMCRNWSGGPMLVIDCADSVKISGESNVVRYKSSDWAERGFCGKCGTHLFYYLVPNNQYHLPIGLLMSEDDYKLTHQIFIDEKPEYYEFKNETQNMTGAEVFAHFESGE, from the coding sequence ATGAAAGGTAAAGGAAAGTGTCTATGTGGCTCGGTTGAGTTGGAAGTAGAATACGCCAGTAATGAATTAGGGGCTTGTCATTGTAGTATGTGTAGAAATTGGTCTGGCGGTCCGATGTTAGTCATTGATTGTGCTGATTCAGTTAAAATATCAGGTGAGTCAAATGTAGTGAGATATAAGTCATCAGATTGGGCGGAAAGAGGCTTCTGCGGCAAATGTGGTACTCATTTGTTCTACTATTTGGTACCAAATAATCAGTACCACCTTCCTATCGGGTTATTGATGTCAGAGGATGACTACAAGCTAACACATCAGATATTCATCGATGAAAAGCCTGAATACTACGAATTTAAAAATGAAACACAAAATATGACTGGTGCGGAAGTATTTGCCCACTTTGAAAGTGGAGAGTAA
- a CDS encoding sugar O-acetyltransferase, protein MDIKAKMHSQDVYYCDDVDLVAEQTQCLEVLYDFNHTRPSEGDKRQQIMKQLFAEVGEGCYIEPPLHANWGRHTHLGNNVYVNFNLTLVDDTDVFIGDNVMIAPNVTIATGTHPISPELRLKAAQFNVPVRIGNNVWLGAHTVVLPGVTIGENSVIGAGSIVTKDIPANVVAVGNPCRVVREINERDREYYHKERRIPDELK, encoded by the coding sequence ATGGATATAAAGGCTAAAATGCACAGCCAAGACGTTTACTATTGTGACGACGTTGATCTGGTCGCTGAGCAAACACAATGCTTAGAAGTGCTTTACGATTTCAACCACACTCGCCCGAGTGAAGGTGACAAACGCCAACAAATCATGAAGCAGCTGTTCGCCGAAGTCGGTGAGGGCTGCTACATAGAACCACCGTTACATGCGAACTGGGGGCGTCACACGCACCTAGGCAACAACGTATACGTGAACTTCAACCTCACTCTTGTTGACGACACAGACGTATTCATCGGCGATAACGTGATGATTGCGCCTAACGTGACTATTGCCACTGGCACGCATCCTATCAGCCCGGAACTCAGGCTAAAAGCCGCGCAGTTCAATGTTCCTGTTCGCATCGGCAACAACGTATGGCTTGGTGCGCACACGGTTGTACTTCCTGGCGTCACCATCGGTGAAAACTCAGTAATAGGTGCGGGCAGCATTGTCACTAAAGACATCCCAGCCAATGTAGTAGCAGTCGGTAATCCATGCCGTGTGGTACGCGAAATCAACGAACGCGACCGAGAGTATTATCACAAAGAACGCCGCATTCCAGATGAACTAAAGTAA
- a CDS encoding VOC family protein: MENLKVSEIKSFVPAKDFELSKRFYQSIGFEVMSEFHDIAYLRHGSCAFLLQNFYEPAHCHNYMMHLLVEDVKSWYQHIQNSNVVSEFEVTVSERVEQPWGMLEFCITDPSGVLWRVAENIRPH, translated from the coding sequence ATGGAAAACCTCAAAGTCTCAGAAATTAAGTCTTTCGTGCCCGCTAAAGACTTCGAACTATCTAAGCGATTTTACCAATCAATTGGCTTTGAAGTGATGTCTGAATTTCACGACATCGCCTATCTGCGACACGGCAGTTGTGCATTCCTTCTACAAAATTTTTATGAACCTGCGCACTGTCACAATTACATGATGCACTTGCTGGTCGAAGACGTAAAAAGTTGGTATCAACACATCCAAAACTCTAATGTAGTGTCGGAATTTGAAGTTACCGTTTCCGAGCGAGTTGAGCAGCCTTGGGGAATGCTTGAGTTTTGTATCACTGACCCAAGTGGTGTGCTATGGCGTGTGGCTGAAAACATCAGGCCGCACTAA
- a CDS encoding pseudouridine synthase yields the protein MRLDKYLCKSTDLTKSEAIERIQNGEVDVNRETVTDESTQVHESNTILLNGTPLKLREFRYLLMHKPAGTICSNIDEVYPSLFNYIEIDKASELHIAGRLDADTTGLVLITDDGRWSFNITLPTKSCKKVYRVTLSRDIKDDVADKFKAGVKLQGEQNLTRPAELEVITSKEVLLTITEGKFHQVKRMFAAVGNRVVGLHREQIGDVRLDVEAGQWRYLTQAEVDSFQQGSE from the coding sequence ATGCGCCTGGATAAATACCTATGTAAAAGCACTGACCTAACCAAGTCTGAAGCGATTGAACGCATACAAAATGGTGAGGTCGACGTAAACCGCGAGACGGTTACCGATGAATCGACTCAGGTTCATGAAAGCAACACCATCTTGTTAAATGGCACTCCGCTTAAGTTGCGAGAATTTCGATACCTCTTAATGCACAAGCCTGCGGGTACTATCTGCTCTAATATCGATGAAGTTTATCCTTCATTGTTCAACTACATCGAGATAGACAAAGCATCAGAACTGCACATCGCAGGGCGCTTAGATGCAGACACTACAGGCTTAGTTTTGATTACCGATGATGGGCGATGGTCATTCAATATCACGCTGCCAACCAAGTCATGTAAGAAGGTATACCGCGTGACATTGTCACGAGATATCAAAGATGATGTCGCTGACAAGTTCAAAGCGGGCGTTAAATTGCAAGGCGAACAAAATCTGACGCGTCCGGCAGAGCTTGAAGTGATTACCAGTAAAGAAGTGCTGTTGACCATAACTGAAGGCAAGTTTCATCAAGTGAAACGAATGTTTGCTGCGGTAGGTAACCGAGTTGTTGGCCTACACCGTGAACAGATTGGTGATGTTCGTTTAGATGTTGAAGCAGGCCAGTGGCGTTATTTAACCCAAGCCGAAGTCGACTCATTTCAGCAAGGCTCTGAATAA
- a CDS encoding YkgJ family cysteine cluster protein — translation MKDCNQCGKCCIKYGDGDLAATQEEIDLWELFNPDIFEYVRGSEIWFDPETGERLTRCPFLELVPTKDTKAQAKYTCSIYLDRPEDCRHYPSLINEMVRDECEMIEVVDLQDTKKAQRKLDLLMKDSRPSSYS, via the coding sequence ATGAAAGATTGTAATCAATGTGGAAAATGCTGTATCAAATACGGAGATGGTGACCTTGCCGCGACTCAAGAAGAGATCGATTTGTGGGAGCTGTTCAACCCCGACATCTTTGAATATGTTCGCGGAAGCGAGATATGGTTTGACCCAGAAACTGGCGAACGTTTAACTCGATGCCCTTTTCTAGAGCTGGTTCCGACAAAAGATACCAAGGCTCAAGCCAAGTACACATGTAGCATTTACTTAGATCGACCAGAAGATTGCCGACACTATCCAAGCCTGATTAATGAGATGGTACGAGATGAATGTGAAATGATTGAAGTGGTGGACTTGCAAGACACGAAGAAAGCTCAAAGGAAACTCGACCTGTTGATGAAAGACAGTCGCCCTTCAAGCTATTCATAA
- a CDS encoding NUDIX domain-containing protein: MNKVIDKLAWIFIKDGKLLMVRSKGKELFYLPGGKREAGESDEQALVREIKEEISVDLVPDSIKYVETFTGQADGKAEGVSVQLTCYLADYTGELSPDAEIEELKFVDGNDRAVCSLAALVALDWLEANQYLA; encoded by the coding sequence ATGAATAAGGTAATTGATAAGCTCGCTTGGATATTCATTAAAGATGGCAAGTTGTTGATGGTGAGATCAAAAGGCAAAGAACTGTTCTATCTACCGGGTGGTAAACGTGAAGCTGGCGAAAGTGATGAGCAAGCACTGGTTCGCGAAATCAAAGAAGAGATCTCAGTCGATTTAGTGCCGGATTCAATCAAATACGTTGAGACGTTCACTGGCCAAGCTGATGGTAAAGCGGAAGGCGTATCGGTGCAATTGACTTGCTACCTTGCTGATTATACTGGAGAACTGTCTCCGGATGCTGAAATCGAAGAACTTAAGTTTGTTGATGGTAACGACAGAGCGGTATGCTCATTGGCAGCACTGGTTGCGCTTGATTGGTTAGAAGCGAACCAGTATTTGGCCTAA
- a CDS encoding STAS/SEC14 domain-containing protein translates to MSIERHGISVGIERVSGETIVVFKAKGKLTHDDYQAMMPILNTTLEELDSSKLKMLVDISTLTGWELRAAWDDFKLGLELNSKIDKIAIYGDKSWQELASKVGSWFVSGEIKSFEDHDSALKWLVD, encoded by the coding sequence ATGAGTATCGAACGTCACGGAATATCGGTTGGAATTGAACGTGTTAGCGGTGAAACCATCGTTGTGTTTAAAGCGAAAGGCAAACTCACACACGATGACTATCAAGCAATGATGCCAATTCTAAATACCACGCTAGAAGAACTCGATTCATCTAAACTCAAGATGCTGGTCGACATCTCCACCTTAACGGGTTGGGAGTTACGTGCTGCTTGGGATGATTTCAAACTGGGATTAGAGCTCAATTCGAAGATAGACAAAATCGCGATTTATGGTGATAAAAGCTGGCAAGAATTGGCTTCAAAAGTAGGGAGCTGGTTTGTGTCTGGTGAGATTAAGTCATTCGAAGACCACGACTCTGCGCTTAAGTGGTTAGTCGATTGA
- a CDS encoding HAD family hydrolase produces MKKLIELTEIVLFDWGNTLMVDFPDAQGKMCDWETVQEVSGARALLAELSKTHEVYVATNAGDSSKEDIIRAFERAGLSQYILGYFCKSSIGFSKFESGFYPAIISKLGVAPQDITMVGDTLEKDIYPALEVGLQAVWLNAEGVELKSENPNVVQVQSLSELLEKRD; encoded by the coding sequence ATGAAAAAGCTAATCGAATTAACAGAAATAGTCTTATTCGACTGGGGCAATACGCTGATGGTTGATTTCCCAGACGCACAAGGGAAGATGTGTGACTGGGAAACCGTACAAGAAGTGAGTGGTGCTCGTGCATTATTAGCGGAATTGTCGAAAACTCATGAAGTTTATGTTGCCACCAACGCAGGCGACTCCAGTAAAGAGGACATCATTCGAGCCTTTGAGCGTGCTGGCCTGTCTCAATATATTTTGGGTTACTTTTGTAAGTCGAGCATTGGCTTTTCTAAGTTCGAGTCAGGGTTCTATCCTGCCATCATTTCCAAACTCGGTGTTGCACCACAAGATATCACCATGGTAGGTGACACTTTAGAGAAAGACATTTACCCAGCACTTGAAGTGGGTTTGCAAGCGGTGTGGTTGAACGCGGAAGGAGTTGAGCTCAAGTCCGAGAATCCGAATGTCGTACAAGTTCAAAGCCTAAGCGAACTGTTGGAGAAGCGCGATTAA
- a CDS encoding N-acetyltransferase family protein has product MSLTIRQVTVDDAQGIIDVLNPIITEGRHTILDQTFTLDEEKGFIESFPERGVFSVAVNQTTNQLLGFQNVEPFASYTKAFDHVGIIGTYVDANSRGQGVAKQLFDYTFKAAEAKGYEKLFAYVRADNERALAVYLKQGFEIVGTAKKHGKIGDQYFDEILIEKFL; this is encoded by the coding sequence ATGAGCTTAACAATCAGACAAGTAACAGTAGATGATGCTCAGGGGATTATCGATGTATTAAACCCAATCATCACCGAAGGGCGTCATACCATCTTAGATCAGACGTTTACGTTGGATGAAGAGAAAGGTTTTATTGAGTCGTTTCCTGAACGTGGCGTGTTCAGTGTTGCTGTTAATCAAACGACTAATCAATTACTTGGTTTTCAAAACGTAGAGCCGTTTGCCTCTTATACAAAAGCTTTTGATCATGTGGGTATTATTGGAACATATGTTGATGCCAATAGCCGTGGGCAGGGCGTTGCAAAACAGTTGTTTGATTACACATTCAAAGCGGCAGAAGCCAAAGGTTATGAAAAGCTGTTCGCCTATGTACGAGCAGACAACGAGCGTGCTTTAGCGGTTTATCTTAAGCAAGGTTTTGAAATCGTCGGAACGGCTAAGAAACACGGTAAGATTGGCGATCAGTACTTTGACGAAATCCTTATCGAGAAATTTTTATAG
- a CDS encoding ASCH domain-containing protein, with product MEERSKAYLDSYLNTLPADVASQYTSFSSDYYCADEYNANLCAQLILKGEKRASCSLEYWYSHEGEVMSVVGHLQVVTDWDGKPVCLVEVTSVSLCKYNEVTAEFAAAEGEGDKTLEWWRDAHWNFFSRECEELKIAPTEDMLLVLERFKVVYQ from the coding sequence ATGGAAGAAAGAAGCAAAGCTTATCTCGATAGCTACCTCAACACATTACCAGCGGACGTTGCTTCGCAATACACCTCTTTTAGTTCCGACTATTACTGTGCTGACGAATACAACGCCAACCTATGTGCCCAGTTAATTCTCAAAGGTGAAAAACGGGCATCTTGCAGCCTTGAATATTGGTACAGCCATGAAGGAGAAGTTATGTCTGTCGTGGGACATTTGCAAGTCGTCACCGATTGGGATGGCAAACCAGTTTGCCTTGTCGAGGTAACCTCGGTGTCGCTGTGCAAATACAACGAAGTGACCGCTGAGTTTGCTGCCGCAGAAGGCGAGGGTGATAAAACACTAGAATGGTGGAGAGATGCGCACTGGAACTTCTTCTCACGTGAATGTGAAGAGCTCAAAATTGCGCCAACTGAAGACATGTTACTCGTACTTGAGCGCTTCAAAGTGGTTTATCAATAG
- the glpQ gene encoding glycerophosphodiester phosphodiesterase has protein sequence MKTTSLSLTLLALSLSAQAFAEPLVIAHRGASGYLPEHTLPAKALAYAMKPDYIEQDVVMTKDDQLVVLHDHYLDRVTDVADRFPTRARADGRYYAIDFTLAEIKSLKVTEGFNLDEQGNRVAGYPTRFPMWQSDFRVATFAEEIELIQGLNKTLGYDVGIYPEIKAPWFHRHEGKDISKAVLATLQQYGYLSKDDKVYLQCFDANELQRINDELMPAMEMDLKLVQLMAYTDWNETMTYKGDKATPYSYDWMFETGGMEKVATYAEGVGPWKPMLVDDASTKDNIIIKPLMKSAKDAGLDVHPYTFRADPGRIPGYVDNFDGMLDVFYNQVKVDGVFTDFPDKAVDFLNR, from the coding sequence ATGAAAACAACATCACTGTCTCTGACCTTATTAGCACTAAGCTTATCTGCACAAGCGTTCGCTGAGCCTTTAGTGATTGCTCATCGCGGTGCTTCTGGTTATTTACCTGAACACACATTACCCGCCAAAGCGCTGGCTTATGCGATGAAACCCGATTACATCGAACAAGATGTCGTAATGACCAAAGACGACCAATTGGTGGTTTTGCATGATCACTATCTAGATCGAGTAACCGATGTTGCAGACCGCTTTCCAACACGCGCTCGTGCAGATGGCCGCTATTACGCGATTGACTTTACGCTTGCTGAGATCAAATCCCTGAAAGTGACCGAAGGCTTTAACCTAGATGAACAAGGTAACAGAGTGGCAGGGTACCCAACACGCTTCCCAATGTGGCAGTCTGATTTCCGTGTCGCTACCTTTGCAGAAGAAATCGAACTGATCCAAGGGTTAAATAAGACCTTAGGTTATGACGTAGGTATCTATCCTGAAATTAAAGCACCTTGGTTCCATCGCCATGAAGGCAAAGACATATCTAAAGCGGTACTAGCCACATTACAGCAATATGGTTACCTATCGAAAGATGACAAAGTGTATTTACAGTGTTTCGATGCTAATGAACTTCAGCGCATAAATGATGAACTCATGCCGGCGATGGAGATGGATCTTAAGCTCGTTCAGTTGATGGCCTATACAGACTGGAACGAAACCATGACTTACAAGGGCGATAAAGCAACGCCATACAGTTATGACTGGATGTTTGAAACGGGTGGTATGGAAAAAGTTGCGACTTATGCGGAAGGAGTAGGCCCTTGGAAGCCAATGCTGGTGGACGATGCATCGACCAAAGATAACATCATCATTAAACCATTAATGAAATCTGCCAAAGATGCAGGCTTAGATGTTCATCCGTACACGTTCCGCGCTGATCCAGGCCGAATTCCAGGTTATGTCGATAACTTCGATGGCATGTTGGATGTGTTTTATAACCAAGTGAAAGTCGACGGGGTGTTTACTGATTTCCCAGACAAAGCAGTCGACTTCTTAAACCGTTAA
- the glpT gene encoding glycerol-3-phosphate transporter translates to MFGIFKPMAHIDRLSSDKIDSTYTRLRWQLFLGIFVGYAGYYLVRKNFSLAMPYLIEQGFSRGELGVALAAVSIAYGLSKFLMGSVSDRSNPRYFLSGGLLMSALVMFCFGFMPWATGSITAMFILLFLNGWFQGMGWPACGRTMVHWWSRKERGEIVSVWNVAHNVGGGLIGPMFLLGLWAFNDDWRTAFYVPAFFATLVAIFVWFTVRDTPQSCGLPPIEEHKNDYPDDYDKSHETEMTAKEIFFKYVFNNKLLWSIAIANAFVYLIRYGVLDWAPVYLKEAKDFSVDKSSWAYFLYEWAGIPGTLLCGWISDKLFKGRRAPAGILFMVLVTIAVLVYWFNPAGNPTIDMLALIAIGFLIYGPVMLIGLYALELAPKKAAGTAAGLTGLFGYLGGAVAANAVLGFMVDHYGWDGGFTILVGACVASIICLVYAFIGERKHHKEKSLEREKEALTQ, encoded by the coding sequence ATGTTTGGAATATTCAAACCTATGGCGCATATCGATCGCTTGTCATCAGATAAGATCGATAGCACCTACACACGACTACGATGGCAGCTGTTTCTCGGCATCTTCGTTGGCTATGCGGGGTACTACTTAGTCCGAAAAAACTTTAGTTTGGCGATGCCTTATCTCATTGAACAAGGTTTTAGCCGCGGAGAACTAGGGGTTGCATTAGCGGCGGTTTCTATCGCTTACGGCTTATCTAAGTTCTTAATGGGCAGTGTTTCTGACCGTTCTAACCCTCGTTATTTCCTCAGCGGTGGCTTGTTAATGTCGGCGCTAGTGATGTTCTGCTTTGGCTTTATGCCATGGGCTACAGGCAGCATTACTGCGATGTTTATTCTGTTGTTCTTGAATGGTTGGTTCCAAGGTATGGGCTGGCCGGCTTGCGGACGAACCATGGTGCACTGGTGGTCACGTAAAGAGCGTGGCGAGATAGTGTCAGTATGGAACGTTGCTCACAACGTGGGCGGTGGATTAATTGGTCCAATGTTCCTGTTGGGTCTATGGGCTTTCAATGACGATTGGCGAACCGCTTTTTATGTTCCTGCATTTTTTGCCACTCTCGTTGCTATTTTTGTTTGGTTCACAGTAAGAGATACGCCTCAGTCTTGTGGTCTACCTCCAATTGAAGAGCACAAAAATGACTACCCAGATGATTACGACAAGTCTCACGAAACTGAGATGACAGCAAAAGAGATCTTCTTTAAGTATGTCTTTAATAACAAGCTGTTGTGGTCAATCGCTATCGCAAACGCGTTCGTTTACCTGATTCGTTATGGTGTACTTGATTGGGCTCCTGTTTATCTAAAAGAAGCGAAAGACTTCTCTGTAGATAAATCATCTTGGGCTTACTTCTTATACGAGTGGGCAGGTATTCCGGGCACGCTATTGTGTGGTTGGATCTCAGATAAGTTATTCAAAGGTCGCCGTGCGCCTGCAGGTATCTTGTTCATGGTGCTAGTGACTATCGCAGTATTGGTTTACTGGTTTAACCCAGCAGGTAACCCAACGATTGATATGTTGGCTCTAATTGCGATTGGTTTCTTAATTTACGGCCCTGTAATGCTAATCGGCCTTTACGCACTTGAGCTTGCTCCTAAGAAAGCTGCGGGTACAGCGGCTGGCCTAACCGGTCTATTCGGTTACTTAGGTGGTGCAGTTGCAGCAAACGCAGTACTTGGCTTCATGGTTGACCATTATGGATGGGATGGTGGTTTCACTATCTTGGTTGGCGCTTGTGTCGCTTCAATCATCTGTTTGGTATACGCATTTATTGGTGAGCGTAAGCACCATAAAGAGAAAAGCCTCGAACGTGAAAAAGAAGCGCTAACTCAATAG
- a CDS encoding DUF3297 family protein: MSDTNSRPALPDHLAGNPRSPHHVAECFEYPIGIRLNGKERTDVEEYCISEGWVKIPSPKALDRFGQPMLITLKGTVEAFYIDA; this comes from the coding sequence ATGAGCGATACTAATTCAAGACCAGCTTTACCAGATCATCTTGCAGGTAACCCACGCAGCCCACACCACGTTGCTGAGTGTTTCGAATACCCAATCGGCATTCGTCTAAATGGTAAAGAGCGTACTGATGTTGAAGAATACTGCATCAGCGAAGGTTGGGTTAAGATCCCTTCTCCAAAAGCGCTAGATCGTTTTGGTCAGCCAATGCTTATTACTCTAAAAGGCACTGTAGAAGCTTTTTACATCGACGCATAA
- a CDS encoding PcfJ domain-containing protein, translating to MTALLTIPTRTLGFDYDIEILDWSQKLVGFHVFEDGRRPLDGGIGLSLNLVEQFDVNGRWLDSLPARYREITDDFPEYQYQMLWLAANTYEAAQLLELRPVILALICMKYSVDNKKALALSRLGQKKILAKLGLDSSKATLKFIDKLELHYNVGDELDHIVRILEPLQRRVLKFKHYSKVGYTALRLDQVHPFLTGSRLGIAMVEEGRLNAPSKMAMFQDAILLGQDLEMDDPLRAITSQNSFAMFEQLHDRWTEQRQLRRLEGNRPMDKDIPYPVPLLGNGNIHPLTDYYDLEHEGIEQKHCIGVYHNRIMSDRYVVFRMLKPQRLTIGLRRVPSKVFPFEIDQICGKRNAPPSESARQVIHDWLEASKQKYPKQ from the coding sequence ATGACAGCACTACTAACCATTCCCACTCGAACATTAGGTTTTGACTACGATATTGAGATCCTAGATTGGTCTCAAAAGCTCGTCGGCTTTCATGTGTTCGAAGATGGTAGACGACCGCTTGATGGGGGGATTGGACTTAGCCTAAACCTCGTTGAGCAGTTTGATGTGAATGGTCGTTGGCTAGATTCGTTGCCTGCTCGTTATCGTGAAATCACCGATGACTTTCCTGAATATCAATACCAAATGTTGTGGTTAGCTGCGAACACTTACGAAGCTGCACAGCTACTTGAACTAAGGCCTGTTATTTTGGCTCTTATCTGCATGAAATACAGCGTCGACAACAAGAAAGCATTGGCACTAAGTCGCTTAGGGCAGAAGAAGATCCTTGCCAAGTTGGGCTTAGACAGCAGCAAAGCGACACTCAAATTCATCGACAAGCTAGAATTGCATTACAATGTTGGTGATGAGCTTGACCACATTGTTCGTATTCTCGAACCGTTGCAAAGACGAGTTCTTAAATTCAAGCATTACTCAAAAGTTGGATACACAGCCCTGCGTTTGGACCAAGTTCATCCATTTCTAACCGGCAGTCGATTAGGAATTGCAATGGTGGAAGAGGGCAGACTTAATGCACCGTCGAAGATGGCGATGTTCCAAGATGCGATATTGCTAGGGCAAGATTTGGAGATGGATGACCCACTGCGAGCCATTACCAGTCAGAACTCTTTTGCTATGTTTGAACAACTCCATGATCGCTGGACGGAGCAACGACAATTACGTCGTTTGGAGGGGAATCGCCCAATGGATAAAGACATCCCTTATCCAGTTCCTTTACTCGGTAATGGCAACATTCACCCGCTCACGGATTATTACGACCTTGAACACGAAGGCATAGAGCAGAAGCACTGTATTGGCGTGTATCACAACCGAATCATGAGCGATCGTTATGTGGTGTTCCGCATGCTTAAACCTCAGCGTTTAACCATAGGTTTACGCCGCGTTCCGAGCAAAGTATTTCCGTTTGAAATTGATCAAATCTGCGGAAAGCGAAATGCTCCGCCATCGGAGTCCGCTCGCCAAGTTATTCATGATTGGTTAGAAGCGAGTAAGCAAAAGTATCCTAAGCAATAG
- a CDS encoding universal stress protein: protein MDYRHILVALELSDDTKILIDRATFFADKLEAGISFVYIDGTHGEIYPELVDIQGNDGDLPINEDAVKHLKEFEAYAKHPIKHIFVGTGDLNDKLKNVIEANGIDLLLCGHHHDFWHKLISHSKQIIDTSPIDILVVPME from the coding sequence ATGGATTACCGACATATTCTGGTCGCACTTGAATTGTCTGACGACACCAAGATTCTCATTGATAGAGCGACCTTCTTCGCTGATAAACTGGAGGCTGGCATTTCATTTGTTTATATCGATGGAACGCATGGGGAGATTTATCCTGAACTCGTTGATATTCAAGGAAATGACGGTGATTTACCCATCAATGAAGATGCCGTTAAGCATTTGAAAGAGTTTGAGGCCTACGCTAAACACCCAATCAAACACATTTTCGTGGGTACCGGCGATTTGAACGATAAGCTCAAAAATGTCATCGAAGCAAACGGCATCGACCTATTGCTATGTGGTCATCACCATGATTTCTGGCATAAGCTCATATCCCATTCTAAACAAATCATCGATACGTCTCCTATCGATATTCTCGTTGTTCCTATGGAATAG